The Megalops cyprinoides isolate fMegCyp1 chromosome 10, fMegCyp1.pri, whole genome shotgun sequence genome window below encodes:
- the cmtm8b gene encoding CKLF-like MARVEL transmembrane domain-containing protein 8b — protein sequence MEESPRSRTVITSHSTPHSDNFSTSTLAYDRHFIRTVPGFLIFAEIVFGLLVWTLIGGTEYFRVPAFGWVMFVAVFYWVLTVFFLIIYLTMAYTRIPQVPWTTVGLCFNSSAAVLYLTAAIVDATSVSRAARGQHDFNSWAASTFFAFLVALCYMGNTFFSFKSWRSQDEGH from the exons atggaggagagcCCGAGGTCGCGCACGGTGATTACAAGCCACAGCACCCCACACTCGGACAACTTCTCCACCTCAACGCTGGCTTACGACAGACACTTTATTCGGACTGTCCCGGGATTCCTCATATTTGCAGAAATA GTCTTTGGTCTCCTGGTATGGACGCTGATCGGGGGAACAGAGTATTTCCGTGTGCCGGCATTCGGCTGGGTCATGTTCGTAGCAGTGTTCTACTGGGTGTTGACTGTCTTCTTCCTCATCATCTACCTGACCATGGCATACACCAGAATCCCTCAGGTGCCCTGGACAACAGTG GGCCTGTGCTTCAACAGCAGCGCTGCCGTGCTGTACCTGACAGCTGCCATTGTGGATGCTACTTCAGTTAGCCGAGCAGCTAGGGGGCAGCATGATTTCAACAGCTGGGCAGCTTCCACG ttcttTGCCTTCCTGGTTGCACTGTGCTACATGGGGAACACTTTCTTTAGCTTTAAATCATGGAGGTCACAGGATGAAGGACACTAG